In Leptospira stimsonii, a single window of DNA contains:
- a CDS encoding SpoIIE family protein phosphatase — protein MIYEPRLDRMTVMSVKNQKSSLSRVAQHFEIKKGEDNGPLTECIEHCKSIYYKFADQKHKHFKQYARLNRTVSALAVPIHLNGEVLGIITVDYNRDDPEKAENDRYFLELIAAQFAVTLKNRILFEVSQTQSRNFRSLHSAALRLSSLGFKYKVEIFRVILLSLTEFSENDLYSLFEWNKDNHTLFGHFLTGNITSPEIRMDVDMARQSTFKIRIQTTDKETETVGDIKRRISRKELEPIPGELSIPVKRYEFFLKEVFELTDSKLALSSDFPELEKFGMLGLNLAILPVVHTDKSDIVIILGKRKDRHFNAEELEVLNAFSIQAGISIQNYHLFDQRAQKERLDKEIEIAKELQKSLLPRKMPEHGGYEFAGTMVPARGVGGDYYDFITDPFNTETVICIGDVSGKGVPAGIVMATVRTIIHSLVRKKVSPWDIVNTVNTYIFQNYKESSSPRFMSMTVIKWEMNRNEFQFSGAGQGTLYLLRNSTKKIEEIPTNGIILGIDPDISKFENINQFRMLPGDLLIMCTDGVLEASNQEGIQFETDRFKKSILQFQGEPLQAMLDGIVSEIRKFTGNQEQMDDITLAAIRRIR, from the coding sequence ATGATCTACGAACCTCGTCTGGATCGAATGACGGTGATGTCCGTGAAAAATCAAAAATCATCACTTTCCCGGGTCGCACAACACTTTGAGATAAAAAAGGGCGAAGACAACGGCCCACTGACGGAATGTATCGAACACTGCAAATCCATTTACTACAAATTCGCCGATCAAAAACACAAACACTTCAAACAATACGCGAGACTCAATCGAACCGTATCTGCACTTGCGGTTCCAATTCATCTCAATGGAGAAGTTTTAGGAATCATCACCGTAGATTACAATCGAGACGATCCTGAAAAAGCCGAAAACGATCGATACTTTCTGGAACTTATCGCGGCGCAATTCGCGGTAACGCTGAAAAATAGAATTCTATTCGAAGTGTCGCAAACACAATCTCGGAATTTTCGATCTCTTCATTCTGCGGCGCTTCGACTTTCGTCCTTGGGTTTTAAATACAAGGTAGAAATCTTTCGAGTGATTCTTCTTTCCTTAACCGAATTTTCGGAAAACGATTTGTATTCCCTTTTCGAATGGAACAAGGACAATCATACTCTCTTCGGACATTTTCTGACCGGAAATATTACAAGTCCTGAAATTAGAATGGATGTCGATATGGCGAGGCAATCCACATTTAAGATAAGAATTCAGACAACGGATAAGGAAACCGAAACGGTAGGAGATATCAAAAGAAGAATTTCCCGAAAAGAACTCGAACCGATCCCGGGTGAACTGTCGATTCCGGTCAAACGATATGAATTTTTTCTAAAGGAAGTTTTCGAACTCACGGATTCCAAACTTGCCCTTTCTTCCGATTTTCCGGAATTGGAAAAATTCGGAATGTTGGGCTTGAACCTTGCGATCCTTCCCGTAGTTCACACGGATAAGTCCGATATCGTAATCATCCTGGGAAAAAGAAAGGATCGTCATTTTAATGCGGAAGAATTAGAAGTTTTGAATGCATTTTCGATTCAGGCGGGAATCTCGATTCAGAATTATCATCTTTTCGATCAAAGGGCTCAAAAGGAAAGGCTCGATAAAGAAATCGAAATCGCCAAAGAACTACAAAAATCTTTACTTCCTCGGAAAATGCCGGAACATGGAGGTTATGAATTTGCGGGAACGATGGTTCCCGCGAGAGGAGTCGGCGGAGACTACTACGATTTTATTACGGATCCATTTAACACCGAAACGGTGATCTGTATCGGTGACGTAAGCGGGAAAGGAGTTCCTGCGGGAATCGTGATGGCGACTGTTAGGACAATCATTCATTCTTTGGTTCGCAAGAAGGTAAGTCCTTGGGACATCGTTAACACTGTAAACACCTATATCTTTCAGAATTACAAGGAATCCTCTTCTCCTCGCTTTATGTCTATGACGGTCATTAAGTGGGAGATGAACCGGAACGAGTTTCAATTCAGCGGTGCAGGACAAGGAACGTTGTATCTCCTTAGAAACTCTACGAAAAAGATCGAAGAAATTCCAACGAACGGAATTATCTTAGGAATCGATCCGGACATTTCCAAATTCGAAAATATAAATCAATTTAGAATGTTACCCGGAGATCTTTTGATCATGTGCACGGACGGGGTTTTAGAAGCCTCGAATCAGGAAGGAATTCAGTTCGAGACGGACCGATTCAAAAAATCCATTCTTCAATTTCAAGGGGAACCTTTACAAGCGATGCTGGACGGAATCGTTTCTGAAATTCGCAAATTTACCGGTAATCAAGAACAGATGGACGATATTACTCTTGCCGCAATCCGAAGGATCCGATAG